From Candidatus Brocadiaceae bacterium, the proteins below share one genomic window:
- the uvrA gene encoding excinuclease ABC subunit UvrA: MKKAIVARGIRVHNLKGINIQIPHKKFVVVTGVSGSGKSSLAFDTLFAEGQRRYVESFSSYARQFLERMDKPDVDHIEGIPPAIAIQQKNPVKNRRSTVGTATEINDYLRLLYARIGKTYCTTCKRQVQADAVSHIAANVLSLPEGVKFLVAFPITVSQKIADKTQIDLLKERGLVRILVDNTIKDITSENENVNIRSALIVYGIVDRLVVKKTEKERLVDALETAYRFGSGHLSILWSSRETNSDITQKQAGNTIDIQGIPWSEWKYSKRFYCSYCNREYPEPVPALFSFNNPIGACPACQGFGHTIDIDMDAVIPDREKTLNQGAIVPWNTPTYRTMYEEMKQASSKYKIPLNVPFRKLTEKQLKLIMEGTKDFCGINDFFAWLEHRKYKMHVRVFLSKYRGYNTCKACNGKRLKSQALNVFVAHKNLADICAETIGEAYQFFNALQLTEYEKNVAHLLLQEIVKRLDYMIKVGLEYLTLDRMTRTLSGGEAQRVNLTTSLGSSLVNTLYILDEPSIGLHPRDTDRLIRILEQLRDIGNTVVVVEHDKEVIKTADEIIDLGPGAGEFGGRVVFHGSFDDLPPQNGSLSGEYLKGNKMIKTPLNRRKPSNKTLVLQGASQNNLKELNVSFPLHMLVCITGVSGSGKSTLIENTLYGAIKKQWGKHAGFVGRHKSIEGTQFIHDVIMVDQSPIGRTPRSNPITYVKIFDEIRKLFSSTREAKARSLSAGAFSFNVVGGRCEHCEGAGSIKVDMQFLADIYVTCDKCNGMRFQKKVLEVKYKHKNIHEILEMTIHEAIHFFNDSPRITRGLQFLQDTGLDYLRLGQSATTLSGGEAQRLKIATYMAQEKPDPMLFIFDEPTIGLHMDDIQKLLNCFQKLLQKGHSLIVVEHNLDIIKSADYIIDLGPEGGNSGGYVIGCGTPEQIAEIQTSYTGKYLKPYLLK, encoded by the coding sequence ATGAAAAAGGCCATTGTCGCCCGTGGTATACGGGTACATAATTTAAAGGGCATTAACATTCAAATTCCTCACAAAAAATTTGTCGTTGTAACGGGTGTAAGCGGTTCTGGCAAATCCAGCCTCGCCTTTGACACACTTTTTGCGGAAGGCCAGAGAAGGTATGTAGAATCTTTTTCCTCTTATGCACGTCAGTTTCTGGAAAGGATGGACAAACCCGATGTTGACCATATAGAAGGAATTCCCCCCGCAATTGCAATCCAACAGAAAAATCCTGTGAAAAATCGAAGGTCAACGGTCGGGACCGCAACGGAAATCAATGATTACTTGAGATTGTTGTATGCGCGGATAGGAAAAACCTATTGCACTACCTGCAAACGGCAGGTACAGGCAGATGCCGTTTCTCATATCGCCGCAAACGTTTTATCATTACCGGAAGGAGTGAAATTTCTCGTTGCATTTCCCATCACCGTCAGTCAAAAGATTGCGGATAAGACACAAATAGATCTTTTGAAAGAGCGCGGATTGGTGCGAATACTGGTTGACAATACCATAAAAGATATTACCTCTGAAAATGAAAATGTGAATATCCGTTCCGCCTTGATTGTATATGGTATCGTTGACCGGCTGGTTGTCAAGAAAACGGAGAAAGAACGCCTTGTAGACGCGCTGGAAACAGCATATCGCTTTGGGTCGGGACATTTGAGTATTCTCTGGTCTTCTCGGGAAACAAATTCCGATATAACACAAAAGCAGGCAGGAAACACGATAGACATTCAGGGAATTCCATGGTCAGAATGGAAATACAGCAAGCGATTCTATTGCAGTTATTGTAACCGTGAATATCCGGAACCGGTACCGGCGCTTTTTTCTTTTAACAATCCGATTGGCGCCTGTCCGGCATGCCAGGGTTTCGGTCACACCATTGATATTGATATGGATGCCGTAATTCCTGATAGAGAAAAAACGCTGAATCAGGGGGCGATTGTCCCGTGGAATACACCGACATACCGTACGATGTATGAAGAAATGAAACAGGCTTCCTCAAAATACAAAATCCCTTTAAACGTTCCCTTTCGCAAATTGACAGAGAAGCAGTTGAAATTGATTATGGAAGGGACAAAGGATTTTTGCGGCATTAATGACTTCTTTGCATGGCTGGAGCACCGAAAATACAAAATGCATGTACGGGTTTTTTTGAGTAAATACAGGGGATACAATACATGCAAGGCCTGTAATGGAAAACGATTGAAAAGTCAGGCACTCAATGTGTTTGTCGCCCATAAAAATCTTGCCGATATCTGTGCTGAAACAATTGGGGAGGCGTATCAATTCTTCAATGCACTCCAGCTTACTGAATATGAGAAAAATGTTGCCCACCTGCTTTTACAGGAAATAGTGAAGCGTTTAGACTACATGATCAAGGTCGGCCTGGAATACCTCACCCTGGATCGCATGACACGGACTCTTTCCGGAGGGGAAGCTCAAAGGGTCAATCTTACGACCTCTCTCGGTTCTTCACTGGTAAATACCCTCTATATCCTGGATGAGCCCAGCATCGGACTGCATCCAAGAGACACGGACCGGTTAATCCGTATTCTGGAGCAATTACGAGATATCGGGAATACGGTTGTTGTTGTAGAACATGATAAAGAGGTGATTAAAACTGCTGACGAAATCATTGACCTTGGGCCGGGCGCGGGAGAGTTTGGTGGACGGGTTGTTTTTCATGGTTCATTCGATGATTTACCACCACAAAACGGTTCTCTTTCAGGCGAGTATTTAAAGGGCAACAAAATGATAAAAACGCCATTAAACAGGAGAAAACCTTCAAACAAGACCCTGGTCCTGCAGGGCGCATCCCAAAACAACTTGAAGGAACTCAATGTCAGTTTTCCCCTTCATATGCTTGTCTGTATAACAGGCGTATCGGGGTCAGGGAAAAGCACACTTATAGAAAACACCCTTTACGGGGCAATTAAAAAGCAGTGGGGAAAACACGCCGGATTCGTCGGAAGGCACAAAAGTATTGAGGGAACCCAGTTTATCCATGATGTTATTATGGTGGATCAATCTCCGATTGGAAGAACACCCCGTTCCAATCCCATCACCTATGTAAAAATCTTTGATGAGATACGGAAACTCTTTTCTTCGACACGCGAGGCGAAAGCACGCAGTTTGAGCGCCGGAGCTTTTTCGTTTAACGTAGTGGGGGGGAGATGTGAGCACTGCGAGGGGGCCGGTTCCATTAAGGTTGATATGCAATTTCTTGCGGATATCTATGTCACCTGTGACAAATGTAACGGAATGCGCTTCCAGAAAAAGGTACTTGAGGTAAAGTATAAACACAAAAACATTCATGAGATATTGGAAATGACGATTCATGAGGCCATTCATTTTTTCAATGATTCCCCCCGTATCACCCGGGGATTGCAATTTCTTCAGGACACGGGTTTGGATTATCTGCGGCTGGGGCAATCTGCCACTACCCTGTCGGGAGGCGAAGCGCAACGATTAAAAATCGCCACGTATATGGCACAGGAGAAGCCGGACCCCATGCTCTTTATCTTTGACGAGCCTACCATTGGGCTCCATATGGATGATATCCAAAAATTGCTTAATTGTTTTCAAAAATTGCTTCAAAAAGGACATTCTTTGATTGTTGTGGAACATAATCTGGACATTATAAAGTCTGCTGATTATATCATAGATTTGGGTCCTGAAGGTGGTAATTCAGGAGGATATGTTATCGGATGCGGCACGCCGGAACAAATAGCGGAGATTCAAACAAGTTATACGGGAAAGTACCTCAAGCCATATCTCTTAAAATAA
- a CDS encoding flippase-like domain-containing protein codes for MKFNKKNIIFLLSAVISIGCSWLFIKSIEWPSLKNALLEADYWFIIPSTVFALLVYVVRAFRWQGLITHIKPISVLSMLSITSIGFMANNILPARVGEVLRPFLLYKKEKVTFFASFATVIVERIFDMLALIIFTVVIIALLPEPTAIDQETAVHDSMHQMNTVKESFIPALKKWVVVFAATGVITIASLFLIVMKPDFFKKILSLLCFFIPHKFKDKVFGLYDSFVYGLKILENKLQAIWILALSILVWVVGATEIYLLGFSFHMQLPFVGACLVAVCLALAVALPQAPGYIGVFHIAVLKSLTIFGIQTSAAQSYAIALWVISVFPVTIMGFFFLWKEGMAFGEVIKLEEEIAEGKLEEVEGISKDPSKT; via the coding sequence ATGAAATTTAACAAAAAAAATATCATCTTTCTTCTCAGCGCGGTCATTAGCATCGGATGTTCATGGCTTTTTATCAAGAGTATTGAATGGCCATCATTAAAAAATGCCTTATTAGAAGCAGATTATTGGTTTATTATTCCTTCTACTGTTTTTGCCTTGCTGGTATATGTCGTTAGGGCATTTCGGTGGCAGGGTTTAATCACGCATATCAAACCAATTTCAGTACTCAGTATGTTGTCGATCACTTCCATAGGGTTCATGGCTAACAATATTCTCCCCGCTCGTGTAGGTGAGGTGTTAAGACCATTTCTATTATATAAAAAGGAAAAAGTAACATTCTTTGCCTCTTTTGCTACGGTAATAGTGGAACGTATTTTTGATATGCTCGCACTTATCATATTTACCGTAGTAATTATCGCCTTGCTGCCTGAACCAACGGCAATAGACCAGGAAACTGCAGTCCATGATTCCATGCATCAAATGAACACGGTAAAAGAGTCCTTTATTCCCGCCTTGAAAAAATGGGTCGTGGTATTTGCGGCAACAGGAGTTATCACCATTGCTTCCCTCTTTTTGATCGTTATGAAACCTGATTTTTTCAAAAAAATACTTTCTCTGCTTTGCTTCTTTATTCCCCACAAATTCAAGGATAAAGTTTTCGGACTCTATGACTCCTTTGTGTATGGCCTGAAAATTCTGGAAAATAAATTACAGGCAATATGGATATTAGCCTTATCCATTTTAGTCTGGGTTGTCGGTGCAACGGAAATCTATCTCCTTGGGTTTTCCTTCCATATGCAACTTCCGTTTGTAGGCGCTTGCCTGGTGGCTGTTTGCCTGGCTCTCGCCGTAGCCCTTCCCCAGGCGCCTGGATATATTGGCGTCTTTCATATCGCGGTGCTGAAATCATTAACTATTTTCGGGATACAAACATCTGCTGCTCAAAGCTACGCTATTGCCCTCTGGGTCATCAGCGTTTTTCCCGTTACGATAATGGGTTTTTTTTTCCTGTGGAAGGAGGGCATGGCCTTTGGAGAGGTCATTAAGCTTGAGGAGGAAATTGCAGAGGGGAAACTGGAAGAAGTGGAAGGAATATCGAAAGATCCATCAAAGACATAA
- a CDS encoding alpha/beta hydrolase has protein sequence MEIFGKNIWLIVRYAVLIPLFLYTGLLILVYVFQSHMVYFPRREITATPDERGLPYEDVRFETSDGIKLSGWFIPAREPRGVILFCHGNGGNISHRLDTIEIYYQLGLSTFIFDYRGFGKSEGKATEHGTYLDAEAAWNYLLREKNSTPAKSIIIGRSLGGPIAAWLAQKHPPGALIIESSFTSVPDIGAEQYPFLPVRWLARFDYPTMVYLRRIVCPVCIVHSPEDELIPFDHGLQLFETAKEPKKFLTISGDHDSGFLTSGKRYGEGIDSFLSQFAGM, from the coding sequence TTGGAAATTTTTGGAAAAAATATCTGGTTGATAGTCAGGTACGCCGTACTTATCCCTCTTTTCTTATATACAGGACTCCTCATACTTGTCTATGTCTTTCAGTCACATATGGTCTACTTTCCCCGGAGAGAAATCACTGCCACTCCGGATGAAAGAGGATTGCCATACGAAGACGTTCGTTTTGAAACATCCGACGGAATAAAACTTTCCGGCTGGTTTATCCCTGCACGGGAACCCAGAGGCGTAATCCTGTTTTGTCACGGGAACGGAGGTAATATCTCTCACCGTTTGGACACCATTGAAATCTACTATCAGCTTGGGCTCAGCACATTTATCTTTGACTATCGTGGTTTCGGCAAAAGTGAAGGGAAGGCCACCGAGCATGGCACGTACCTCGATGCAGAGGCCGCATGGAACTATCTTCTCCGGGAAAAAAATAGTACACCGGCAAAGAGCATTATTATCGGCCGTTCACTCGGCGGTCCAATTGCCGCGTGGTTAGCACAAAAACACCCACCCGGGGCGTTGATAATAGAATCTTCTTTTACTTCCGTTCCGGACATAGGCGCTGAACAGTATCCCTTTTTACCCGTAAGATGGCTGGCTCGTTTCGATTATCCTACGATGGTGTATCTTCGCCGAATAGTTTGTCCGGTATGTATCGTCCATAGCCCTGAAGATGAATTGATACCCTTCGATCATGGACTACAGCTATTTGAGACGGCAAAGGAGCCGAAGAAATTTCTTACAATAAGCGGTGATCATGATTCCGGATTTCTGACTTCAGGGAAACGTTATGGGGAAGGTATCGATTCCTTTCTTTCACAATTTGCCGGAATGTAA
- a CDS encoding IS66 family transposase, whose amino-acid sequence MTINNINIDATLEKVKKLLSEEKELSPTMRSMVELLVVLVTLLANRLNVNSSNSSKPPSSDPNRKRVRKENGEKKPGGQKGRVGVTLQKVEEPDKVEVIKIDRRKLPPGNYREAGYESRQVFDIDISRIVTEYRAQILEDGKGDRFVASFPKEVTKAVQYGMGVKAHAVYMSQFQLIPYKRVQEYFREQLGIPVSEGSIYNFNQEAFGLLESFEEKAKERLARSDLLHVDETGIAMNGERRWLHCTSNGSWTYFFPHEKRGTDAMNTIGILPKFRGILCHDHWKPYYTYDCTHALCNAHHLRELTGVWEEDKQQWAKDTRVLLEEINRAVNDAGGFLETSESEKYRQRYRSIVKNAEAECPPPDETNRKGKRGRVKRTKARNLLERLIEYENDVLRFMENEIVPFTNNLGENDIRMTKVHQKISGCFRSMEGAKIFCRIRSYLSTCRKQGVSSSQGLEILFRGELPDFV is encoded by the coding sequence TTGACGATAAACAACATTAATATTGATGCAACGCTCGAAAAAGTGAAGAAACTTCTTTCTGAAGAGAAAGAGTTGTCACCAACCATGCGGTCTATGGTTGAGCTGCTGGTAGTACTGGTGACGTTACTGGCAAATCGCTTAAACGTGAACAGTAGTAATAGTAGCAAGCCGCCATCAAGTGATCCGAATCGCAAGAGAGTGCGCAAGGAGAACGGGGAGAAAAAGCCAGGCGGTCAAAAAGGTCGTGTGGGTGTAACCCTTCAAAAGGTCGAGGAGCCAGATAAGGTTGAGGTCATCAAAATTGACCGGAGAAAACTCCCGCCGGGAAACTATAGGGAGGCAGGTTATGAATCACGGCAGGTATTCGATATTGATATTTCAAGAATCGTAACGGAATATCGTGCGCAGATCCTTGAAGATGGTAAAGGGGATCGATTTGTAGCGTCTTTTCCTAAGGAAGTGACAAAGGCAGTGCAGTATGGAATGGGAGTGAAAGCACATGCAGTGTATATGTCACAATTTCAATTGATTCCTTATAAGAGAGTACAGGAGTATTTTCGAGAGCAACTCGGGATACCGGTGAGCGAAGGTTCCATTTACAACTTTAATCAAGAAGCATTCGGTTTATTGGAGAGCTTTGAAGAAAAAGCCAAAGAGAGGCTTGCCCGCTCAGATTTGCTCCATGTTGATGAAACGGGCATTGCCATGAATGGGGAAAGGCGTTGGCTGCATTGTACCTCCAATGGTTCATGGACGTACTTTTTCCCCCATGAGAAACGGGGAACTGATGCGATGAATACGATAGGGATATTACCCAAATTCAGGGGAATTCTTTGTCACGACCACTGGAAGCCGTATTACACGTATGATTGTACCCATGCATTATGTAATGCCCACCACTTAAGAGAATTGACAGGGGTATGGGAAGAAGACAAGCAGCAATGGGCAAAAGATACGAGAGTCTTGCTCGAAGAGATAAATCGCGCAGTAAATGATGCGGGAGGTTTTTTAGAAACCAGTGAGTCTGAAAAATACCGACAAAGGTATCGCTCGATAGTAAAAAATGCGGAAGCTGAATGTCCCCCACCTGATGAAACGAACAGAAAAGGGAAAAGGGGGAGAGTGAAAAGGACAAAAGCCCGGAATCTTCTGGAGCGATTGATAGAATACGAGAATGATGTGCTAAGATTTATGGAAAATGAAATTGTGCCCTTCACAAACAATTTAGGTGAAAATGATATCAGGATGACAAAGGTTCACCAGAAAATATCTGGCTGTTTCCGTTCTATGGAAGGCGCCAAAATTTTCTGTCGTATTCGTAGTTATCTCTCTACCTGTAGAAAGCAAGGGGTAAGCTCAAGCCAGGGCTTAGAAATATTATTTCGAGGTGAATTGCCTGATTTTGTTTGA
- a CDS encoding AsmA-like C-terminal region-containing protein, translating into MKKIVLTILICFILVGGAAGYFFVSVTISDNAIKKRLLSTLNDYGETNIGHAHLDLLEGLTVDNLLFFGTKEDLAGKNLKISKFILKLAPESLIKGQLKILRAVAIKPELTIEKPRSIWELLNALKTYLDQAKTPIFMDMLPQGIEVRDLSIHIKEDLQMNRPEIALSGINVTFVPYAGSFKEIAIQGSIDDEFFGSYSFVIRLRPDIPRLDLEIKGKNIVLDENFLTHFPFFGNKLWTDYRPVGTVDMSCAASFDNHKNQEKSDYQINISPKNLEASYSFMPVSISHLNGSIELSGGKVYLKELVGYLKTGNSASQVEIKGLLGLADPEKTLLITVPNVFVNQDLLQKIPVYGNFVSQKVAPAGLVDIDFQYNENRERKKSYFLTVHCKDLELHPTGFPFPVYHVSGPLKLSDNVLLLNNASGFIQCGNQDIFTEIRGVYDLKSGRKAFRLFAPSLSVTENLLNNLPNKAFSQKLSATLNPRGKVDLGVHYQGFQDKGKDTYSMELVLKECEAQFQKYNISLRGIEGTVNINKERIVSKHIDAKYCGGHIEGTILVDLNAEPFRYEGEVGFSRVILEDLARKIANTETPWAGLMDGRITYWGNGADVKNFHAEGHLNVNEGFLSEVPIILSIFNFFNLSLPKKESFHSARIKFSVDDGSVHITDGRIFSDTIELNGQGDIGLNGDLNLTVVTGFSKDLLSRLPIVGRVFDFVVGGVRKQLSFVEIKGTFLKPEAHSIPFKPITRSIRSVFEAIPKDEQETTDGIGSE; encoded by the coding sequence ATGAAAAAAATAGTACTTACCATACTCATTTGTTTTATACTTGTGGGGGGAGCCGCCGGGTATTTCTTTGTCAGCGTAACGATTTCTGATAACGCTATAAAAAAACGATTGTTGAGCACACTAAATGATTATGGAGAAACGAACATTGGCCACGCACACCTTGACCTTTTAGAAGGGTTAACCGTTGACAACCTTTTATTTTTTGGCACAAAGGAGGATTTAGCCGGCAAAAACCTTAAAATCTCTAAATTCATTCTCAAACTTGCCCCTGAAAGCCTTATAAAAGGTCAACTCAAAATTCTTCGCGCCGTTGCCATTAAACCGGAATTGACTATAGAAAAACCGAGAAGCATATGGGAACTCCTGAATGCCTTAAAAACATACCTTGATCAGGCAAAGACGCCGATTTTTATGGATATGTTGCCACAGGGCATTGAAGTAAGAGACTTAAGCATACATATCAAGGAAGATCTTCAGATGAACCGTCCGGAAATTGCCTTGTCAGGGATAAATGTCACTTTTGTGCCATATGCAGGATCTTTTAAGGAAATTGCCATTCAGGGAAGCATAGATGATGAGTTTTTTGGAAGTTATTCCTTTGTAATAAGGCTTCGCCCAGATATTCCCCGGCTTGATCTGGAGATCAAGGGGAAAAATATTGTCCTGGATGAGAATTTCCTGACCCATTTCCCTTTCTTTGGCAATAAACTATGGACTGATTACCGGCCGGTCGGAACGGTTGATATGTCATGCGCGGCAAGTTTTGACAATCACAAGAATCAGGAAAAGTCAGATTACCAAATCAATATCTCTCCAAAAAATCTGGAAGCATCCTACTCGTTCATGCCTGTTTCAATTTCTCATTTGAATGGCAGTATAGAACTGAGCGGAGGGAAGGTTTACCTGAAAGAGCTTGTGGGATATCTCAAGACCGGAAATTCTGCGTCTCAGGTAGAGATAAAAGGACTGCTTGGCCTCGCCGATCCTGAAAAAACACTACTTATTACCGTTCCGAATGTGTTTGTAAACCAGGACCTGCTGCAGAAAATTCCTGTTTACGGTAATTTTGTCTCGCAAAAAGTGGCCCCTGCAGGCTTGGTGGACATAGATTTCCAGTACAATGAAAACAGGGAGCGGAAGAAAAGTTACTTTCTGACCGTTCATTGCAAGGATCTGGAATTACATCCAACGGGCTTTCCTTTTCCAGTGTATCATGTAAGCGGCCCTCTTAAATTGTCCGACAACGTGCTCCTGTTAAATAATGCCAGCGGTTTTATTCAATGCGGCAATCAGGATATTTTTACAGAAATAAGAGGTGTTTACGATTTAAAAAGCGGCAGAAAGGCTTTCCGTCTTTTTGCGCCGAGCCTATCGGTCACTGAAAACCTGCTGAATAATTTACCGAACAAAGCATTTAGTCAAAAGCTGTCAGCGACTCTGAATCCCAGAGGAAAGGTGGATCTTGGCGTTCATTACCAGGGCTTTCAAGATAAGGGCAAGGATACATATTCAATGGAGCTCGTCCTGAAGGAGTGCGAGGCACAGTTTCAGAAATACAATATTTCTCTCCGGGGGATAGAAGGAACAGTAAACATCAATAAAGAAAGGATTGTGAGCAAGCATATTGATGCGAAATATTGTGGAGGACATATAGAAGGAACCATTTTAGTTGATTTGAATGCCGAACCTTTTCGGTATGAAGGAGAAGTGGGTTTTTCGCGTGTTATCCTGGAAGATCTGGCGAGAAAAATTGCCAATACCGAAACGCCATGGGCAGGCCTCATGGATGGCAGGATTACGTATTGGGGCAATGGCGCAGATGTGAAAAATTTTCATGCAGAAGGGCATCTGAATGTTAACGAAGGTTTTCTGTCTGAGGTGCCCATAATCCTGAGTATTTTTAACTTTTTCAACCTCAGTTTGCCAAAGAAAGAAAGCTTTCATAGCGCGCGGATAAAATTTTCTGTTGACGATGGTTCTGTTCATATAACAGATGGGAGAATTTTTAGCGATACCATAGAGCTGAACGGACAGGGAGATATCGGACTGAATGGAGATCTCAATTTAACCGTTGTCACAGGATTCAGCAAGGATTTACTTTCTCGGCTTCCCATTGTAGGAAGGGTATTTGATTTCGTAGTGGGCGGGGTTCGGAAACAACTGAGTTTCGTAGAGATTAAAGGCACTTTTTTAAAACCGGAGGCGCATTCGATACCATTTAAACCAATTACCAGGTCAATCCGGAGTGTCTTTGAGGCCATCCCGAAAGATGAACAGGAAACCACGGACGGTATCGGAAGTGAATAA
- a CDS encoding thiolase domain-containing protein, whose translation MYVTGIGRTKFGLLSDTLPELTYQAMYNAINDSPISIEEIEAVYVSNFLGGLYEKQLHLNAVVSSLLPELRLPIIRVETACASGASALYQAIIALSKYENILVVGAEKMTNATSEESSQNLGMAGDRMADQMQGLIFPAHYALVAQQHMQKYGTTHEDLELVSFKNHGNARLNPLAHFSHKEVTMEMIKNAQIIASPLNLFDCSPISDGAAAVVISRNKRSDRDVKITGSALVTDHISLSHRKVHTSLTAAKIASKQAYGQAGIVPKDIDIVEVHDCFTINELIAMEDLELCKPGESREWVRDERTTIKGDIPVNTDGGLKADGHPIGATGLAQVFEVTTQLRGEAGERQVDGAEVGLAHNIGGVGGTAVIHILERRG comes from the coding sequence ATGTATGTTACTGGAATTGGCAGGACAAAGTTTGGCCTTTTATCGGATACATTGCCTGAGTTAACCTATCAGGCAATGTATAACGCAATTAACGACAGCCCAATTTCAATTGAAGAAATAGAAGCTGTCTACGTCAGTAATTTTCTGGGTGGTCTTTATGAAAAACAATTGCACCTTAACGCAGTAGTTTCAAGTTTGTTGCCGGAATTGAGACTCCCGATAATACGGGTTGAAACTGCCTGCGCTTCAGGGGCAAGCGCTTTGTATCAGGCAATAATCGCCCTGTCAAAGTACGAAAATATCCTGGTTGTTGGCGCAGAGAAGATGACCAATGCTACCTCTGAGGAGAGTTCGCAAAACCTTGGTATGGCTGGAGACCGGATGGCTGACCAGATGCAGGGCTTGATCTTTCCTGCTCATTATGCCCTTGTAGCCCAGCAGCATATGCAAAAATACGGCACTACACACGAAGATCTTGAGCTGGTTTCGTTTAAAAACCATGGTAACGCAAGATTAAACCCATTGGCCCATTTCAGCCATAAAGAGGTAACCATGGAGATGATAAAAAACGCACAGATAATTGCGTCACCATTGAATTTATTTGACTGTTCACCCATTTCAGACGGCGCTGCTGCTGTCGTAATTTCAAGGAATAAAAGGAGTGACCGGGATGTGAAGATAACCGGCTCTGCCCTGGTTACCGACCATATTTCCCTGTCTCACCGAAAGGTTCATACTTCCCTCACTGCTGCCAAGATCGCCAGCAAACAAGCTTACGGACAGGCAGGGATTGTTCCAAAAGACATTGACATTGTGGAGGTTCATGATTGTTTTACCATTAACGAACTGATAGCCATGGAAGATCTGGAACTGTGTAAACCCGGGGAAAGCAGGGAATGGGTGAGAGATGAGAGGACAACGATTAAAGGTGATATTCCTGTAAATACTGATGGAGGACTAAAGGCTGACGGGCATCCCATTGGGGCTACCGGTCTTGCGCAGGTGTTTGAAGTTACGACTCAATTACGCGGGGAAGCAGGTGAACGGCAGGTGGATGGCGCTGAAGTTGGCCTCGCCCATAATATCGGAGGTGTTGGCGGGACAGCGGTAATACATATACTTGAAAGGAGGGGTTAA
- a CDS encoding 3-hydroxyacyl-CoA dehydrogenase NAD-binding domain-containing protein, which produces MVYECENCRKQWYYAVKQCIFCNGAVVEKEARKSTVRGFTRIEIPSPGHSRVPYCDLLLEDEHGNFQIRKSFTEYKLGDVIEERPKELKKETRRKTVGIVGAGTMGGGIAQVCAQAGYQVIMIDRHEDVARKAFAKIDTALSKTTKDDVRREILGRIKISANLYDMEHADLVIEALTEDMELKKEVFKELDRECVKDTIFASNTSSLSIETLSQSLKDPGRLVGLHFFNPVPKMKLVEVIKSENTTEKTVEFAKDIALEIGKIPVVTGDAPGFIVNRLLLPFLNEAMDKFADGTSTAEDIDKAVTLGLNHPMGPLALSDLIGLDVCKAILDVLYQDYEDPKYKPCKTLCDLVEKGDLGRKAGKGFYTYK; this is translated from the coding sequence GTGGTATACGAATGCGAAAATTGTCGTAAACAATGGTATTACGCAGTAAAACAGTGCATATTTTGCAACGGCGCTGTGGTGGAGAAAGAGGCAAGGAAGAGCACCGTCAGAGGATTCACCAGGATAGAAATACCCTCTCCGGGACATTCCAGGGTTCCATACTGCGATCTGTTACTGGAGGATGAACACGGGAATTTTCAGATCAGAAAATCTTTTACAGAGTATAAACTGGGAGATGTGATAGAGGAGAGACCAAAAGAATTAAAAAAAGAAACCCGGAGGAAAACGGTCGGGATAGTAGGGGCAGGAACTATGGGCGGTGGCATTGCGCAAGTTTGCGCCCAGGCGGGATATCAGGTAATAATGATTGACAGGCACGAAGATGTTGCCAGAAAGGCATTCGCGAAGATAGATACGGCCCTTTCTAAAACAACAAAGGATGACGTAAGGCGGGAAATCCTCGGCAGAATTAAGATATCCGCCAACCTCTATGATATGGAACATGCCGATCTTGTAATAGAGGCATTAACGGAGGATATGGAACTCAAGAAAGAAGTATTTAAGGAACTGGACCGTGAATGTGTTAAAGATACGATATTTGCCTCCAACACATCATCTCTCTCAATAGAGACACTTTCTCAGTCGCTCAAAGACCCTGGCAGACTTGTCGGTTTGCATTTCTTTAATCCTGTGCCAAAAATGAAACTGGTAGAAGTGATTAAGTCAGAAAATACAACAGAGAAAACCGTTGAATTCGCAAAGGATATTGCGCTTGAAATCGGGAAAATACCTGTGGTTACCGGAGATGCGCCTGGCTTTATTGTTAACCGCCTTCTCCTGCCGTTTTTGAATGAAGCAATGGATAAGTTTGCAGATGGCACATCAACCGCAGAGGACATTGATAAAGCTGTCACCTTGGGACTTAATCATCCCATGGGACCATTAGCCTTATCCGATTTAATTGGCCTGGATGTTTGCAAAGCGATTCTGGATGTATTATATCAAGACTATGAAGATCCTAAATATAAACCCTGCAAAACGCTTTGTGATCTGGTCGAAAAAGGTGATCTAGGGAGGAAGGCAGGAAAGGGATTTTATACCTATAAATAA